AGCTGCTGCCCCACGAACAAGTTTAAGAACTTCATCACCTGGCTGGGCTACATCAACTCGGGCCTTAACCCGGTCATCTACACCATATTTAACCTAGACTACCGACGGGCCTTCAAGCGACTTCTAGGCCTGAATTGAGGCAGCCTGGCAGGGGCGGGTGGAAGATTTAGGCCGGGCCAACCAAGGTTCGAACGGGAAAGCGTTACTCAAAGTTTGTGCCAAACTTAAATGGTCGTTTATGCGATCAGCGAAGATCTCAGTCTGTAGTTGGACCCTCAGTTGGTGAACtttcaaattaaacttttCTATCACTTTCAAATTCGTGCTTTGGGAACTCATTTTCAATAAGTCGATAAATTTGATAAAGCTTGGcaaattgaataatatttatatatttaacgtTTAGGCAAACTGCAAGCCACTACATTGGAAAGTCGAAAATGAGACTCGAGCAATTACTtcaagcattttatttatttagttttaaacattttgtttatattctgTTTTTCGCAATCGATTCAGTTGTACCACCACAATACGCGTAAATTGCTCAATACTCATACTAAAATGGGTTGTGCTGGGATTAAAGGGAGGAAGTAAGTATGCCTCGAGCCACAGCTTCTAAGAAAATCATCAAAATTACATGGTAAAGAATTATACATGTATTTTACATATAAACCAGCTAAGTGACATCCAGCATGAGAATAgcatcaaattgaatttaatacaattaaattaaatgattagGCATAAGAATTGTGGCAACTTTCGTGTTTCACCCCATACGTatggaaaaccaaaaaggTGTTAGTTAAATTAAATCTGCGCTCAAGATATGTAAGCATCTACTAATCTACTAAATAACTTCCAAGAAAGTAACGATTTCTAGGCATCACTTTAACgatttgtatttatatgtaatttaattgtaGCTAAGCGATAAGTCCAACCACTATACCTAATGTGTACTTTCAAATACGCTTTTGactatttgtttaataatttaatgattaattgttttaatggCATAGCAATTATTGTGTTGAGTGGGCAGCTTAAAGCAGCACATCAAAACTTACTTAAGATagataaatgtttaattgcaCTTTACGAAATGCAACAGAGTTGGCGAAAGGAGGTACTTTTACGGATGTATAAACTCAAGTAGTACTTGGCAAGTACATGCTATATCGAATATGTATATCACAATTTACGTCATTTAACGACGATGTATGatagttaattaattaacttgttTAACGAGCAAAAGCAAGCAAAGCgtgaacaaaacaaataaaagacaGATTCGAAttaaagttataaaataaGCGTTTGAGTTTATGGAGATGGGTATGAATGGTTCTGTTGTACAAATCGACATCACAACTCTTTAAGAATAAGTTGATTAGGTTTAAAGCCTACAAGACCTAATTTACCCTTCAAGAAAtcttgctaaaaaaaaaaagccccGAGTTTTAGCGACATCTTTTGAAaactcatatatatatatatacgtgcTGTTTGCCTGCAACTATCGGCTGCGTACGATAACCATTCGCAGGGAACGCCGGTTCAATTCAGGTAGCGCCATTGTTTACCATCACTACGAAAGTGACGGCTTGTAAATTGTTGGGATTTAAAACTTTACATTGTCTGGTGGACGGGGCTTGATCCCAAAAATTGGTTACCTGCGGGAGCGGATTTCCGCGAAGTGAGACGCGGTCGCAGACAGGCAGAACGCGAAGCGCACCCCTGTGATGAATATAAGCCACCGCCGCACTTGACAAGCCAACCAGACCAATGGAGACCACGGAAGCGGTGAATACGTGTGAGGAGGGAGACCAGCTAAACGGCTCCTTCCGCCTGCAGTGCCTGAATTCCTCCGTGGACATGGAGAGCGAAAGTGACCTCTCGCTGGCCTTCGAGCGCGAAGAGCAGTCCCCGGATGGCAGCTGCGACGAGCTGCCTGCCTTCGAAATCCGGGCCTTCTCGCCCCACGGACGCACCCCGTCGCCAATCGACGATCTCGATCTGTCGGACATCGAAACGCCCAAGCAGCCGCTTAAGCAGCAGTTCCCtcaggacgaggaggagcgcTCGCGCCAGAACGATCCTCAGTACGTTGCCCTGCACGAAATCAACGCCCAGATCAGCCCGCCCAGTGACGTCGACGAATCCAACATCTTGGAGACGATCTTCGAGGGCGTTTTTCTGAGCACCCCGCCCCGTGATAAAGCTTCCAGCTCGGGCAACTCCCGCTTCACGCCCAAGCGCGGGCGTACAAATCTCATCGAGCTGATGGCCAACCGGCTGCACGGCGGCAAGGAGAACCAGTCGCCGGGAGCGGGAGTCTCCGACCCGTATTTGCCATCGCCACTCAAGGACGCCACCTAGTGACCGCAGCCCACCCGACCCAACCAAAGCCACGGAGCGCTCGCTCAGACTGCCATCGATGTTTTAGAATAAGTTACGAATTACCTGAATGTATGGTTCAATCCCAGCGGTCACCAGGTGTACACCCAGATGTGTATCCTCGGCTGATCCTCGAGATCCCCTTAGCTTCGTGCCCCGCGTTTTCCGATGTCAGGCTAGAAGATTTTGTAGTGGTAAATAAAGATAGTCGTCTTTCCatgtttaaaacattaaaccAAGGTCACGCTCTTATTTGTCGGGCAGATGGTACAGGTAGGCATAAGAAAGGTTAATTGTTTATGAACAATTGTTCATAATTGGTTCATTGGAACCAATTGATCCGCGGTACCTGGAACTAGACCGCGAATAAGCCATTAATGTAACCACTGGAAACTTTGATCGATAAATGTCGGATCTTGGCGTACACTTCAaagtaaataatgaaattgcTACTACATAATTATTAGAACAAATTGATTGTCTAAATTGATGGTTAAACTCGATCAAGAGTTTCCAATAATACGTTTACTAAAATAGAATATATCGTCTGATGTACCagtttgaaaaataaatgatgtAAGTGTAAGAGTGTGTTATGAGTGTTTTGACGAAAGTCAATTTGTCGTCTAAACCATATCCTCCTCACGTGTCCCTTTATTTTAGAAGAAAATTATAATAGTTGCTTACCGAGCTGAAATGTAATGGTAATTATTGGACCTCGCCTACTTTAGGACTACGGTTTTTACACTAATCTTATTATACCTAAGCGGTAGTTTGGGTAAACTAGTATAAAAATAAGACATTTTGTGATTAGGTATGCTGTTGTAAGATAATAAATCACTACTTTGCTGAGTCGGATTGCGAGTTCCCGTCTTACACGAACCCTAGGCTGGAAGCATTATTCAAACTTAAAACGAAGAATTGGGACAAGAGTTTTATGTAAAATGAGTAACAAAATCGGGAATGTCTTAAAGGTTTCTGAGCACATTCGAAAATAATACAGTGACCAGAACCAGGGAAAAATGATTACTTAGCTTTACAATTTTGTAAGCAGTGATACAAAAGTTAAATAAGGGATAAGTTATAATTAAGTTATCCCGGTTCCCTGTAAGTTGCCTTTGTTTCTACATATATGGCAGTGTAAAACGTGTTTTGCTCCGAAAGTCCTGTTGTGCAATTCGCCTCGAATCAGAAGTTCTTTGAATGACGCGATGCTGAGAACACCTTGACGCGCAGCAATCCTGGATTGACCTCTTGCCAACTGAAATATGCGAATAATTAGGCGACTTTTAATGGAAGATCCCCCTTACTTACCGCAAACGGCGTTCGCTCAGCCTGGCCTTCACCCTGTTCTTAATAGTGGACACTCCGTTTGCGCTGTGAAGACCACGGCCCGTGATAATGAATACATGCTTGTACACGCGGGTGGTGTTGCGCAGCACAGTTATGTGGCGGTCAAGGAACAAGTCCAGACAGCTGATCGCCTCTACCGTGTGCAGGTAATGCAAATCTAGCAGGTCCGGGTTGTTCTGGGTGTGCCGATGTACCTCCATTATGCAATTGGCCGCCCGATGGTTGAAGACGTCGATCTTCTGCTTGTGTAACTTGGCTATTTCCGAGTAGTATAATGCCACGCTACCATTGCCGCGCTGTACCGCCTGTTTAGCCTTTAGATAGCACTCTGCTTTAAGTTGGGAGTGATTGGCGGCCATGTTTCGCGTCTCCTCAAAGTCGCGAAGAGCAGCGCACTTGGCCTCCTCATGCAGTTGGGGCGACCGGCCAGGGGCGGTCGAGCTAGAACTGATGCGGGGCCCTTGGCTGGAGGAAttctgttgcttttgttgcttctgCTTTCGCTCTTCCAGCCCCACTTGCGCACTTAGCTTTTCGCCCTCGCGAAGGGCCTTATCATAGAGTTCCGCTTCGCTCAGCATACTCTGAACGTTGCTGTCCAAGACCTCCACTGTTTGAACGTAATTGCTGCCGGTTGCCGCAAAGATCTCAAGCACAGTGTCAGGGGGGATATCGGGAAAGGTCTCGCACAGCTTCATTTTAGTTAGGTGGGTAGCTATATCGTTGGGCGTTTGTTTGCGAGCGGCCAACTCGGCTGCCTTTTTGGCGGCCATCTGCTCGCTATTGTATATGCTCCAGGCCAACTCCATATCCAGAAGCTCTGCCACATTGCTCGGAGACTCTCTGCAATCGGCGTAGCCTGGATGCTTGAGCAGGCGGGCGAACTGCTCGTCATCGCGCATTGTCTGCTGGCGCATCTCCTCTAGCTGGTTAAACACGGCTTCCATCCACAACATGTAAAGCTGCTTGGCTAGCTGACGTGGCACGAATATTTTTGTTGCGGCGGGTACCTCCTGTTCCGGCGGCAACATTTCGTCCTCCGTGTGGAACTGCGTGCGTAGCTGCTCAATTAGAGCGCTGCCCAAATCTATTTCCAGCAGAGTATTTTCTTCagagtcctcctcctcctgctgttCTAGCTCTGGTTCCTCTGATGCTTCCGGTACTTTAGACACTATAGGTTGATCCAGAATTCCATTACGGATGTCGCGGATTTTGCGCGTGTGCTCCGAGTATTGTTCGTCgcctaaaaaaatatttatataaattatttggtATCGAACTTTAACTATTTGACAAACGTATGGTGTCTTATTAAAGAAATGACCTTTGCAGCTGTTTTAAAAGgctaatttttaattgactcCTTTAAGTAGAATATCTTACCTAACACAAAGCAATTCTGGATTTGTATTTGCAACTCTTTGTTGGTGGGGGCCGATGGTCGTTTAATGCGCGGCTGACGTTGCGGCTTGGATGCAGTCTTCGATAGCGGCAAAGTTGGTGAGGTGCAGTTGGAAGTGGAAATTGGAGATTCCTGTCCCTCGGCCGCCTTGTCGCAGTCGCATTGAAATTGCGCCGACTCCTCGCTATTAACAGTTTCCTCAAATCCGATCTGATCCGAACCAGTGACCGCATATAGCTCGTCCTCTTTTAACAGAATATCAACGGCCCAATCTACGTCGGCCTTGCACTTTACAAACAAATCCCAGAGGCCAGTCAGCTGTTTATTGGGATACATCTGGCGCAGGAGTGCAAACCCTTTCGGTTCATTGTGACAGTCTAGGCAGTGCCTTTGAAAGAGCTTTGCCTCATTAGGTTCCACTTTTGACGGTTCCTCCTTTAGTTTGCTCTCTTCGCGGAGGAGATCAATAATAGACACCTCGCTCTTTACTGAAGCTGGGGCAGCCAAAGCTTCCGGAACCGTCGCGTCGCCTGTGTCTTCCGAGGACACTGTCTGGGACCAGTATGATGGCGCTCCCTGCTCATAGGGCACCCACGTTTGGGCATTGGCATTCAgcttaaaagtattttccGCTGGCGCAGGGACTGGGGCTTCCAGCGGTTTGCTCTCCTCAAAGCTCGTGATGACACGCACGGGAGGAAGGGGTGGATGTTTGCGTAGTTGCGGCAGCTCCACAGAGTACTTTGTCTCCTTCATTAACTgtcacataaaatattttgcgtACAagattaattcaattttataattttaattttaataaacttaatcaatatttaaaaggCTTCGGGCTCGGAAATATTATAAACCAACttttatacaaaacaaatttaccTATAAACAAGAGAACGCTAAAGTCGAGTTCggcgactatcagatacccgttcgtactcagctagtggaaaagcgaacgagaaatttttacaattatctggtatatcgatagaaatagggaaaacaacaattaatgaagaaaaaattaaaagatgtttcttataaaaatgtggcacttttgggcggtttgAAAGCGttatggtgggcgtggcaaagttTGATAACAAATTTGCGCTGCATCTATGTGTCTGGAATCTGGATTCTTCACTCTGACGAGTCGATGAGTTTCTTACTGAAAAAAGGTTGTTACTTTAAGTGAgctattttcaaaaaattcgGAGTTGAATTTGTCTATTAAAAAGCAAGTTAGACTATCCGATACCCGCTCTTAGCGAATGAAAGCCGACTGAATTGATGGTTAAACTCGATCAAGAGTTTCCAATAATACGTTTACTAAAATAGAATATATCGTCTGATGTACCagtttgaaaaataaatgatgtAAGTGTAAGAGTGTGTTATGAGTGTTTTGACGAAAGTCAATTTGTCGTCTAAACCATATCCTCCTCACGTGTCCCTTTATTTTAGAAGAAAATTATAATAGTTGCTTACCGAGCTGAAATGTAATGGTAATTATTGGACCTCGCCTACTTTAGGACTACGGTTTTTACACTAATCTTATTATACCTAAGCGGTAGTTTGGGTAAACTAGTATAAAAATAAGACATTTTGTGATTAGGTATGCTGTTGTAAGATAATAAATCACTACTTTGCTGAGTCGGATTGCGAGTTCCCGTCTTACACGAACCCTAGGCTGGAAGCATTATTCAAACTTAAAACGAAGAATTGGGACAAGAGTTTTATGTAAAATGAGTAACAAAATCGGGAATGTCTTAAAGGTTTCTGAGCACATTCGAAAATAATACAGTGACCAGAACCAGGGAAAAATGATTACTTAGCTTTACAATTTTGTAAGCAGTGATACAAAAGTTAAATAAGGGATAAGTTATAATTAAGTTATCCCGGTTCCCTGTAAGTTGCCTTTGTTTCTACATATATGGCAGTGTAAAACGTGTTTTGCTCCGAAAGTCCTGTTGTGCAATTCGCCTCGAATCAGAAGTTCTTTGAATGACGCGATGCTGAGAACACCTTGACGCGCAGCAATCCTGGATTGACCTCTTGCCAACTGAAATATGCGAATAATTAGGCGACTTTTAATGGAAGATCCCCCTTACTTACCGCAAACGGCGTTCGCTCAGCCTGGCCTTCACCCTGTTCTTAATAGTGGACACTCCGTTTGCGCTGTGAAGACCACGGCCCGTGAT
This genomic interval from Drosophila teissieri strain GT53w chromosome 3L, Prin_Dtei_1.1, whole genome shotgun sequence contains the following:
- the LOC122618611 gene encoding uncharacterized protein LOC122618611 — protein: METTEAVNTCEEGDQLNGSFRLQCLNSSVDMESESDLSLAFEREEQSPDGSCDELPAFEIRAFSPHGRTPSPIDDLDLSDIETPKQPLKQQFPQDEEERSRQNDPQYVALHEINAQISPPSDVDESNILETIFEGVFLSTPPRDKASSSGNSRFTPKRGRTNLIELMANRLHGGKENQSPGAGVSDPYLPSPLKDAT
- the LOC122618610 gene encoding uncharacterized protein LOC122618610, which codes for MKETKYSVELPQLRKHPPLPPVRVITSFEESKPLEAPVPAPAENTFKLNANAQTWVPYEQGAPSYWSQTVSSEDTGDATVPEALAAPASVKSEVSIIDLLREESKLKEEPSKVEPNEAKLFQRHCLDCHNEPKGFALLRQMYPNKQLTGLWDLFVKCKADVDWAVDILLKEDELYAVTGSDQIGFEETVNSEESAQFQCDCDKAAEGQESPISTSNCTSPTLPLSKTASKPQRQPRIKRPSAPTNKELQIQIQNCFVLGDEQYSEHTRKIRDIRNGILDQPIVSKVPEASEEPELEQQEEEDSEENTLLEIDLGSALIEQLRTQFHTEDEMLPPEQEVPAATKIFVPRQLAKQLYMLWMEAVFNQLEEMRQQTMRDDEQFARLLKHPGYADCRESPSNVAELLDMELAWSIYNSEQMAAKKAAELAARKQTPNDIATHLTKMKLCETFPDIPPDTVLEIFAATGSNYVQTVEVLDSNVQSMLSEAELYDKALREGEKLSAQVGLEERKQKQQKQQNSSSQGPRISSSSTAPGRSPQLHEEAKCAALRDFEETRNMAANHSQLKAECYLKAKQAVQRGNGSVALYYSEIAKLHKQKIDVFNHRAANCIMEVHRHTQNNPDLLDLHYLHTVEAISCLDLFLDRHITVLRNTTRVYKHVFIITGRGLHSANGVSTIKNRVKARLSERRLRWQEVNPGLLRVKVFSASRHSKNF